One window from the genome of Palaemon carinicauda isolate YSFRI2023 unplaced genomic scaffold, ASM3689809v2 scaffold3672, whole genome shotgun sequence encodes:
- the LOC137636719 gene encoding uncharacterized protein gives MKGVIDFVTNKTTDEICDIIKEHSPHPKAPRRKCVQTYRPHQLYRKVVRKNGPRPTKVESQSSLHPRLYSFTEGIRTHECIVDVMAAINNKKALIVFMDLKKAYELASAHAILFSLVAKRVKRRLLSWVKQYTQNKEARVAFQGATSPFLPLENGTPKGGILSPFLFNILIENLLALELPGGIEMFIYADDICIVYPHSVQHKPRALQRALDIISGGCRELGLKVNSNKTKSMAIKHDYDPPNLILDNTPTEWVSNYRYLGVIINKYLSPASQVKHLRHAVTSRYVAMKRLTTLDKGASHLLLRKFHVQAIVAQVEYAAPTLTSLSTGLLSSLEVIQNNSMRLITGATMWTRLQLLRTETGLLPLADRIDLRLCAIVSKTLKPGRVCPLSNKIRGLINLHEHLDPPPTYVGRLLQAIRLYAHIKTTYCLTPQPHGSVDRNIPATAAAVFSDIYVDSWRVSDHASTLQTELVAIAKALANSLSRQGDTTVHTDSRGAIQAILKNPVSENVLLITTIKATAQIHAQGGRKVTLNWIQSHVGVHGNEEADRIANNTLRRATVGVNLSKSLKQIKKLIVNTCFSRIRSEVQEAARGGSMSARWYADVTGMDPHDITKDTSRGLATIIHRLRLGYRCSWQVARNEDRPCQYCDDPAGEEPLEHYLLTCPSTTQLRQTITSPPPPTAETIAKHVLNNIQQYRAFLVS, from the exons ATGAAAGGAGTAATTGACTTCGTCACTAACAAGACAACCGACGAGATCTGTGACATTATCAAAG AACATTCACCCCATCCCAAAGCCCCAAGAAGAAAATGCGTCCAGACCTATCGCCCTCATCAGCTGTACAGAAAAGTTGTCAGAAAGAATGGTCCTCGACCGACTAAAGTGGAAAGTCAGTCGTCTCTGCATCCTAGACTGTACAGTTTCACGGAGGGCATACGAACGCACGAATGTATCGTCGATGTCATGGCCGCCATCAATAATAAGAAAGCTCTGATAGTCTTCATGGACCTGAAAAAAGCCTATGAACTGGCCAGTGCCCATGCTATACTCTTCTCCCTGGTAGCGAAGAGAGTCAAGAGGCGTCTCTTATCCTGGGTCAAACAGTACACACAAAATAAGGAAGCCAGAGTGGCTTTCCAAGGGGCCACCTCCCCCTTTCTTCCCCTGGAAAACGGTACACCCAAAGGAGGCATCCTCAGCCCCTTCCTGTTCAACATCCTGATTGAGAACCTGTTGGCGTTAGAACTCCCTGGGGGCATAGAAATGTTTATATATGCGGACGACATCTGCATTGTATACCCCCACTCTGTTCAGCACAAACCCAGAGCCCTGCAGAGAGCCCTCGACATCATAAGTGGAGGGTGCAGGGAACTAGGCCTCAAAGTCAATTCGAACAAAACTAAGTCTATGGCCATCAAGCACGACTATGATCCCCCCAATCTAATCTTGGATAACACCCCTACAGAATGGGTCAGCAATTATAGATACCTAGGGGTCATTATTAACAAGTATTTAAGCCCGGCTAGCCAAGTCAAGCATCTCCGGCATGCTGTCACGTCTCGGTACGTAGCCATGAAAAGGCTTACCACCCTGGACAAAGGAGCATCACACCTTTTGCTAAGGAAATTTCATGTGCAGGCCATTGTCGCGCAGGTGGAATACGCGGCCCCCACGCTTACGAGCCTCTCCACTGGACTGTTGTCCTCCTTGGAGGTCATACAGAACAACAGTATGAGGCTCATAACGGGAGCTACTATGTGGACAAGACTGCAATTATTACGAACCGAGACTGGCCTCTTACCCCTGGCAGATAGAATTGACTTGAGACTATGTGCCATAGTAAGTAAAACCCTGAAGCCAGGGAGAGTCTGCCCCCTCAGCAACAAAATACGAGGTCTGATCAACCTCCACGAGCACCTTGACCCACCCCCCACTTATGTGGGACGTCTTCTCCAAGCCATCAGGCTATACGCCCATATAAAGACCACGTATTGTTTAACCCCCCAGCCCC ATGGGTCAGTGGATCGAAACATCCCAGCGACGGCCGCTGCGGTGTTCTCAGACATCTACGTGGACAGCTGGAGGGTGTCGGACCATGCATCGACACTCCAAACTGAACTGGTCGCTATAGCCAAGGCCCTGGCCAATTCGTTGAGCAGGCAAGGGGACACAACCGTGCACACGGATTCCAGGGGAGCCATCCAAGCCATATTAAAAAACCCAGTATCAGAGAACGTGCTGTTGATTACGACCATCAAGGCTACGGCACAAATTCACGCACAGGGAGGCCGCAAGGTCACCCTGAACTGGATTCAGAGTCATGTTGGAGTTCACGGGAATGAGGAAGCGGATAGGATTGCAAACAATACACTCAGGCGTGCAACTGTTGGTGTAAACCTGAGTAAGTCACTTAAACAGATCAAAAAACTAATTGTTAACACTTGTTTTTCCAGGATCAGGTCTGAGGTACAAGAGGCTGCCAGGGGAGGCTCCATGTCGGCCAGGTGGTATGCGGACGTGACTGGTATGGACCCCCATGACATCACAAAGGACACCAGCAGGGGCCTTGCTACCATAATCCATCGTCTCCGGCTAGGATACCGATGTAGCTGGcaggtggccaggaatgaagacaGACCCTGCCAATACTGCGACGACCCAGCCGGAGAGGAGCCACTGGAACACTACCTCCTCACCTGTCCAAGTACCACCCAGCTACGGCAAACCATAACCTCCCCCCCTCCTCCGACTGCAGAAACAATAGCTAAACATGTGCTAAATAACATCCAACAGTACAGAGCCTTCCTCGtctcataa